One window of Marinobacterium aestuarii genomic DNA carries:
- a CDS encoding outer membrane protein assembly factor BamE yields the protein MQIRKFLIGITASVLITGCAEFPGVHKIDIPQGNVVSQEMVNQLKPGMTRNQVRFVMGTPLITDTFSPDRWDYIYSMEKGGETRTQEGVSLYFSGDQLSRISGDYRPVPPQ from the coding sequence ATGCAGATACGGAAGTTTCTTATCGGCATCACCGCCAGCGTTTTGATCACCGGCTGTGCCGAGTTCCCCGGCGTCCACAAGATTGATATCCCGCAGGGCAACGTCGTTTCACAGGAAATGGTCAATCAGCTTAAGCCCGGCATGACCCGAAATCAGGTCCGCTTTGTTATGGGCACCCCACTGATCACCGATACCTTCAGCCCTGACCGCTGGGACTACATCTACAGCATGGAAAAGGGTGGAGAAACCCGGACCCAGGAAGGTGTATCCCTGTACTTTAGCGGCGACCAGCTGAGCCGCATCAGTGGCGACTACCGCCCCGTTCCCCCTCAGTAG
- the grpE gene encoding nucleotide exchange factor GrpE, with protein sequence MAEQEKNPADEILESPVAEEQQTDAAAATADAAELPDAQTLAQELETVTTEMDELRDQLLRTQADFMNVRRRAEQDVEKAHKFGVEKFANEMLPVVDSLERAVETFDKEDAATQAIREGVELTLGMLVSGLNKFKIESVDPQGTAFDPALHQAMSLVDAPDTAPNTVVAVVQKGYTLNGRLLRPAMVMVSKS encoded by the coding sequence ATGGCAGAGCAAGAGAAAAATCCGGCGGATGAAATCCTGGAATCGCCGGTAGCCGAAGAACAGCAGACAGACGCAGCCGCTGCGACAGCGGATGCCGCAGAGCTGCCTGATGCTCAAACCCTGGCTCAGGAACTCGAGACTGTCACCACTGAAATGGATGAGTTGCGCGATCAGCTGCTGCGCACTCAGGCCGACTTCATGAATGTTCGTCGTCGTGCCGAGCAGGATGTGGAAAAGGCGCACAAGTTTGGTGTCGAGAAGTTTGCCAACGAAATGCTGCCGGTGGTCGACAGCCTGGAGCGTGCGGTTGAGACCTTCGACAAGGAAGACGCTGCTACTCAGGCCATCCGCGAAGGTGTCGAGCTGACGCTGGGCATGCTGGTCTCGGGTCTGAACAAGTTCAAGATCGAGTCTGTCGATCCGCAGGGTACGGCCTTCGACCCGGCTCTGCATCAGGCCATGTCGCTGGTGGATGCGCCTGATACGGCGCCCAACACCGTGGTCGCGGTGGTGCAGAAAGGCTACACCCTCAATGGTCGCCTGTTGCGTCCGGCGATGGTCATGGTTTCGAAAAGTTAA
- the recN gene encoding DNA repair protein RecN — protein MLSQLTIRNFAIVESLDLELAAGMTVVSGETGAGKSIMLDALALALGDRAETGVVRTGAERAEIIASFNISGLPDATAWLQEQDLDQDGDCILRRVITREGRSRSYINGQPCPVTAIRTLANHLVDIHGQHEHQRLLKRDYHRTLLDEHAGQSKQAGQVRDTFLRWRRLDQELSSLTEQSAEQAARIQLLSYQTDELDQLGLQDNELGALEEEQKTLANADDILHTGHQLLELTADAEQANCLSLLAHCEQLLHSLDVQSPALQQAAEMLGSAQIQIEEASQEIRHYLDRVEVNPQRQKDVEERLSSIYDIARKHRIKPEALVSFHSELKQELNSLSRSDEELDLLAQAVTAARESYSKAAARLSRGRQKAARLLGKAVDAQLHELGMNDARFEVSLSPLPQERQGTHGLEEVEFLISANRGQPARPLGKVASGGELSRISLAIQVITAQTSATPTLIFDEVDVGIGGAIAEVVGRMLRQLGERAQILCVTHQPQVASQGHQHLFVSKIAGDVHTHTRIRNLDSNDRVQEVARMLGGIDITERSVAHAREMLGVG, from the coding sequence ATGCTCAGTCAGCTGACGATCCGCAACTTTGCCATTGTCGAAAGTCTGGACCTGGAACTTGCCGCCGGCATGACCGTTGTCAGCGGTGAAACCGGGGCCGGCAAGTCCATCATGCTCGATGCCCTGGCCCTGGCCCTGGGTGATCGCGCCGAAACAGGCGTGGTACGCACAGGCGCCGAGCGCGCCGAAATCATCGCCAGTTTCAATATCAGCGGCCTGCCCGATGCCACCGCCTGGCTGCAGGAGCAGGATCTCGACCAGGATGGCGACTGTATCCTGCGCCGGGTGATCACCCGTGAAGGGCGCTCACGCTCCTATATCAACGGTCAGCCCTGCCCGGTCACGGCCATCCGTACCCTGGCGAATCATCTGGTGGATATTCACGGCCAGCATGAACACCAGCGCCTTCTCAAGCGCGACTACCACCGTACTCTGCTGGATGAACATGCCGGCCAGAGCAAACAGGCCGGCCAGGTACGCGACACTTTCCTGCGCTGGCGCCGGCTGGACCAGGAACTGAGCAGCCTGACCGAACAGAGTGCCGAACAGGCCGCCCGCATCCAGCTGCTCAGCTACCAAACCGACGAGCTGGATCAGCTTGGGCTGCAGGACAATGAACTCGGCGCACTGGAAGAAGAGCAGAAAACCCTGGCCAACGCCGATGACATTCTGCACACCGGACACCAGCTACTGGAACTCACCGCCGACGCCGAACAAGCCAACTGCCTGAGCCTGCTGGCGCACTGCGAACAACTACTGCACTCGCTCGATGTTCAGTCGCCGGCCCTGCAGCAGGCCGCCGAAATGCTCGGCAGCGCACAGATACAGATAGAGGAAGCCAGCCAGGAGATTCGCCACTATCTGGATCGCGTCGAGGTCAACCCGCAGCGCCAGAAGGACGTCGAAGAGCGCCTCTCCAGCATCTATGACATAGCACGCAAGCACCGCATCAAACCCGAAGCGCTGGTGAGCTTTCACAGCGAACTGAAGCAGGAGCTCAACTCCCTGAGCCGCTCCGATGAGGAGCTCGACCTGCTTGCCCAGGCGGTCACCGCCGCCCGGGAGTCTTACAGCAAGGCAGCTGCACGCCTGAGTCGCGGCCGGCAAAAGGCGGCACGACTGCTCGGCAAGGCCGTGGATGCACAACTGCACGAGCTGGGCATGAATGACGCCCGCTTTGAAGTCAGCCTCAGTCCCTTGCCGCAAGAGCGCCAGGGGACACACGGGCTGGAAGAGGTGGAATTCCTCATCAGCGCCAACCGTGGCCAGCCCGCACGCCCACTTGGCAAGGTCGCATCAGGCGGCGAGCTGTCCCGTATCAGCCTGGCGATTCAGGTCATCACTGCGCAGACCTCCGCCACACCTACGCTGATATTCGACGAAGTCGATGTCGGCATCGGTGGCGCCATAGCCGAAGTCGTGGGTCGCATGCTGCGCCAGCTCGGCGAACGCGCCCAAATCCTGTGCGTAACCCACCAGCCACAAGTTGCATCCCAGGGACACCAGCACCTCTTCGTCAGCAAGATTGCCGGTGATGTGCATACCCACACCCGCATTCGCAACCTGGACAGCAACGATCGCGTGCAGGAAGTGGCCCGCATGCTGGGCGGTATCGACATTACCGAGCGCTCCGTCGCCCATGCGCGGGAAATGCTCGGGGTCGGTTAG
- the dapB gene encoding 4-hydroxy-tetrahydrodipicolinate reductase yields the protein MIRVAVTGAAGRMGKTNIEALHLAEGVELSAAIVEPSSSLLGADAGELAGVGRLGVKLVGDINDVLDDFDVLIDFTTPSTTMDNVAICAQHGKKIVVGTTGLNDEQKGELEVRATQIAILFAPNMSVGVNVCFKVLDLIAKTLGDDYDIEVIETHHRHKVDAPSGTALRLGEVVANALGRDLKECAVYGREGQTGARSRKEIGFETIRAGDVVGDHTVLFATEGERIEITHKASSRMTFAKGAVRASLWLGQREPGLYDMQDVLGLR from the coding sequence ATGATTCGAGTAGCAGTAACCGGTGCAGCCGGGCGTATGGGCAAGACCAATATCGAGGCGCTGCATCTGGCTGAAGGCGTCGAGCTGAGCGCCGCCATTGTAGAGCCCAGCAGCTCGCTGTTGGGCGCCGATGCAGGTGAGTTGGCCGGTGTTGGGCGCCTGGGGGTCAAACTGGTGGGCGACATCAACGATGTGCTGGATGACTTCGATGTACTGATCGACTTCACCACGCCCTCTACCACCATGGATAACGTCGCTATTTGTGCCCAGCACGGCAAGAAGATCGTTGTCGGTACCACGGGCCTGAACGACGAACAGAAGGGCGAGCTGGAAGTGCGTGCTACCCAGATCGCCATCCTGTTTGCGCCCAACATGAGTGTGGGCGTGAATGTCTGCTTCAAGGTTCTGGATCTCATCGCCAAAACCCTGGGGGATGATTACGATATCGAAGTCATTGAAACACATCACCGTCATAAGGTGGATGCGCCTTCCGGCACAGCACTGCGCCTGGGTGAAGTCGTGGCCAATGCACTGGGGCGGGATCTGAAGGAATGTGCCGTCTATGGCCGTGAAGGTCAGACGGGCGCGCGTTCACGCAAGGAGATCGGCTTCGAGACCATTCGTGCCGGTGATGTGGTGGGTGATCATACGGTTCTGTTCGCCACTGAAGGCGAGCGCATCGAGATTACCCACAAGGCCAGCAGTCGCATGACCTTTGCCAAGGGGGCCGTGCGGGCTTCCCTGTGGCTGGGTCAGCGTGAGCCTGGCCTGTACGATATGCAGGACGTGCTGGGTCTGCGCTAA
- a CDS encoding YqfO family protein — protein sequence MYKLCFYVPEENLQSVKQALFDAGVGRIGDYDSCCWQTRGTGQFRPLAGSNPHIGHQGELEQLSEWKVEMVCDDSLIRLAVATLKLAHPYEEVAFDAWRLESFDD from the coding sequence ATGTACAAGCTGTGTTTTTATGTGCCGGAAGAGAATCTTCAGAGCGTCAAGCAGGCGCTGTTTGATGCAGGTGTTGGTCGCATCGGTGACTACGACAGTTGCTGCTGGCAAACCCGCGGCACGGGGCAGTTTCGACCGCTCGCGGGGAGTAATCCGCATATTGGGCACCAGGGCGAGCTGGAGCAGCTCAGTGAATGGAAGGTGGAAATGGTATGCGACGACAGTTTGATTCGTCTTGCCGTAGCCACCCTGAAGCTGGCGCACCCCTACGAGGAAGTGGCATTCGATGCCTGGCGTCTCGAGTCGTTCGATGATTGA
- a CDS encoding type II toxin-antitoxin system RatA family toxin, which produces MTRVERSALVLHTAEEMFDLINDVDAYPQFLPWCASTELIRSSEAELVATLHLAKAGLRYSFTTRNRLERPGKMIIELVEGPFASLSGVWTFTPLSDEACKVHLDLSFDFAGKLTGMAMSKVFSQVATTLVDAFVTRADKVYG; this is translated from the coding sequence ATGACCCGTGTCGAACGCAGCGCCCTGGTGCTGCATACAGCCGAAGAAATGTTTGATCTCATCAATGATGTTGATGCCTATCCGCAGTTTCTGCCCTGGTGTGCCTCCACTGAGCTGATCAGGTCATCGGAGGCTGAGTTGGTGGCGACGCTGCATCTGGCCAAGGCCGGGCTGAGGTACAGCTTTACGACACGCAATCGGCTTGAACGTCCGGGGAAAATGATCATTGAGCTGGTGGAAGGGCCCTTTGCATCCCTTAGCGGTGTCTGGACCTTCACGCCGCTAAGTGACGAGGCGTGCAAGGTGCACCTTGACCTGAGCTTTGACTTTGCCGGCAAGCTGACCGGAATGGCGATGTCCAAGGTGTTCAGTCAGGTGGCGACGACCCTGGTGGATGCCTTTGTGACGCGGGCCGACAAGGTATACGGCTAA
- a CDS encoding RnfH family protein produces the protein MITVEVAFALPNEQKIISLQVESDCTAHDAVIKSGIVALFPQIDPDHAPMGVFGKAIRNPREYVLRDGDRVEIYRPLIADPKEARAKRAAKMKAQKATGQD, from the coding sequence ATGATTACAGTCGAGGTTGCCTTTGCGCTGCCCAACGAACAGAAAATCATATCGCTGCAAGTGGAAAGTGACTGCACGGCGCATGATGCGGTGATCAAGTCTGGCATTGTGGCGTTGTTTCCGCAGATCGATCCCGATCACGCACCCATGGGGGTTTTCGGCAAGGCGATTCGAAATCCCCGGGAGTATGTGCTGCGTGATGGTGATCGGGTGGAGATTTATCGACCGCTAATCGCAGACCCCAAGGAGGCACGTGCCAAGCGGGCCGCGAAGATGAAAGCCCAAAAGGCCACCGGGCAGGATTAA
- the cysE gene encoding serine O-acetyltransferase, whose amino-acid sequence MNSVAIEPAALWARLQQEARLEIEREPFLASFYHAAIISHKDLASALSFLLASKLADEVMSAVSLREMIEQAYADDPGIIHCACLDLMAVKTRDPAVDSLCTVLLYLKGFSALQTHRVSHNLWKQGRRALALYFQSRVSSVMQVDIHPAARIGHGVMFDHATGIVIGETSVVENDVSILQNVTLGGTGKDTGDRHPKIREGVLIAAGAKIFGNIEVGAGAKVGGGSVVLENVPPHTTVVGVPARVVGHPGCDKPALDMNQSFPKDGC is encoded by the coding sequence ATGAACTCTGTAGCCATAGAACCCGCCGCGCTCTGGGCCCGGCTTCAGCAGGAAGCCAGGCTTGAGATAGAGCGTGAGCCCTTTCTGGCAAGTTTCTATCATGCCGCCATTATCAGTCACAAGGATCTGGCCTCGGCGCTGTCATTCCTGCTGGCCTCAAAGCTTGCCGACGAGGTGATGTCGGCGGTTTCGCTGCGCGAGATGATCGAGCAGGCCTACGCCGACGATCCGGGCATTATTCACTGCGCCTGCCTCGACCTGATGGCCGTGAAGACCCGTGACCCTGCGGTCGACAGTCTCTGCACTGTGCTGCTGTACCTCAAGGGCTTTTCTGCACTGCAAACCCACCGCGTGTCCCACAACCTCTGGAAACAGGGGCGTCGCGCCCTGGCGCTCTATTTCCAGAGCCGTGTGAGTTCGGTGATGCAGGTGGATATTCACCCGGCGGCGCGTATTGGCCACGGCGTCATGTTCGACCACGCCACCGGCATCGTTATCGGTGAAACCAGTGTGGTTGAGAACGATGTCTCCATCCTGCAGAACGTGACCCTCGGCGGTACCGGCAAGGACACTGGCGACCGTCACCCCAAGATTCGCGAAGGTGTGCTGATCGCGGCCGGCGCCAAGATCTTCGGCAATATCGAAGTCGGTGCCGGCGCCAAGGTGGGTGGCGGCAGTGTGGTGCTGGAGAATGTACCACCCCATACCACTGTGGTGGGTGTACCGGCCCGGGTGGTGGGTCATCCCGGCTGTGACAAGCCGGCGCTGGACATGAACCAGTCTTTCCCCAAGGACGGTTGCTAG
- the dnaK gene encoding molecular chaperone DnaK, which yields MGKIIGIDLGTTNSCVAILDGDKTRVLENAEGDRTTPSIIAYSEDGEILVGQPAKRQAVTNPTNTLFAIKRLIGRRFKDDVVQKDIKMVPYSIVEADNGDAWVEVKGKKMAAPQVSAEILKKMKKTAEDYLGEAVTEAVITVPAYFNDAQRQATKDAGRIAGLDVKRIINEPTAAALAYGLDKGKGDRTIAVYDLGGGTFDVSIIEIADVDGEHQFEVLATNGDTFLGGEDFDLKLINYLADEFKKESGIDLHHDPLALQRLKEAAEKAKVELSSAQQTDVNLPYITADATGPKHLNVKVTRSKLESLVEDLVKRTLDPCRIALKDADLSASAIDEIILVGGQTRMPMVQKSVAEFFGKEPRKDVNPDEAVAIGAAIQGAVLSGDVKDVLLLDVTPLTLGIETMGGVATGLIEKNTTIPTKKSQVFSTADDNQNAVTIHVVQGERKQAAQNKSLGRFDLADIPMAPRGVPQIEVTFDLDANGILNVSAKDKATGKQQSIVIKSSSGLSDDEIDQMVADAESHADEDRKFEELAQARNQGDAMVHSARKTLTEAGDKATAEEKEQIEKAIAELEEALKGDSKEGIDTKVATLTEAISGVAQKMYADAAAEAQGEQTGEEASGKPGEDAVDAEFEEVKDDKK from the coding sequence ATGGGTAAAATTATTGGTATCGACCTGGGAACCACCAACTCCTGTGTGGCGATCCTGGATGGCGACAAGACTCGCGTGCTGGAAAACGCCGAAGGCGACCGCACCACGCCGTCCATCATTGCCTACAGCGAAGATGGCGAAATCCTGGTAGGGCAGCCGGCCAAGCGTCAGGCTGTAACCAACCCGACCAATACCCTGTTTGCCATCAAGCGCCTGATCGGCCGTCGTTTCAAGGACGATGTCGTACAGAAAGACATCAAGATGGTGCCGTACTCCATTGTCGAAGCCGACAATGGCGACGCCTGGGTTGAGGTTAAAGGCAAGAAGATGGCTGCACCCCAGGTGTCTGCCGAAATCCTGAAAAAAATGAAGAAGACCGCCGAAGACTACCTGGGTGAAGCGGTGACTGAAGCCGTTATCACTGTACCGGCCTACTTCAACGATGCTCAGCGTCAGGCGACCAAGGATGCTGGCCGTATCGCCGGTCTGGACGTCAAACGCATCATCAACGAGCCGACTGCCGCTGCCCTGGCCTACGGTCTGGACAAGGGCAAGGGTGACCGCACCATCGCCGTCTACGACCTGGGTGGTGGTACCTTCGACGTTTCCATCATCGAAATCGCCGATGTTGATGGCGAGCACCAGTTCGAAGTACTGGCTACCAACGGTGATACTTTCCTCGGTGGTGAAGATTTCGACCTTAAGCTGATCAACTACCTGGCAGACGAGTTCAAGAAAGAGTCCGGCATCGACCTGCACCACGATCCGCTGGCGCTGCAGCGCCTGAAGGAAGCCGCCGAGAAGGCCAAGGTTGAGCTGTCCTCTGCCCAGCAGACCGACGTCAACCTGCCGTACATCACCGCAGATGCTACAGGCCCCAAGCACCTTAACGTCAAGGTAACCCGCTCCAAACTGGAATCCCTGGTTGAAGACCTGGTTAAGCGTACCCTTGATCCGTGCCGTATTGCCCTGAAAGATGCTGACCTGAGCGCTTCTGCTATCGATGAAATCATCCTGGTGGGCGGTCAGACCCGCATGCCGATGGTGCAGAAGTCCGTTGCCGAGTTCTTTGGCAAGGAGCCGCGCAAGGATGTGAACCCCGATGAAGCCGTCGCCATTGGTGCTGCGATCCAGGGTGCCGTACTGTCCGGTGATGTTAAAGACGTGCTGCTGCTGGACGTAACGCCGCTGACCCTGGGTATTGAAACCATGGGTGGTGTAGCTACAGGACTGATCGAGAAGAACACCACCATCCCGACCAAGAAGTCGCAGGTGTTCTCTACCGCAGACGACAACCAGAACGCTGTAACCATTCACGTGGTGCAGGGTGAGCGCAAGCAGGCGGCGCAGAACAAGTCGCTGGGCCGTTTCGATCTGGCTGACATCCCGATGGCGCCCCGTGGCGTGCCGCAGATCGAAGTCACCTTCGACCTCGATGCCAACGGTATCCTGAATGTGTCCGCCAAGGACAAGGCAACCGGCAAGCAGCAGTCCATCGTCATCAAGTCTTCTTCCGGTCTGTCGGATGACGAAATCGATCAGATGGTAGCGGACGCCGAGTCCCATGCCGATGAAGACCGCAAGTTCGAAGAATTGGCCCAGGCGCGCAACCAGGGCGACGCCATGGTTCACTCGGCGCGCAAGACGCTGACCGAAGCGGGCGACAAGGCGACTGCGGAAGAGAAAGAGCAGATCGAGAAAGCCATTGCCGAACTGGAAGAAGCCCTCAAGGGCGACAGCAAGGAAGGTATCGATACCAAGGTCGCTACCCTGACCGAAGCTATCTCCGGTGTGGCGCAGAAGATGTATGCCGATGCCGCAGCAGAAGCGCAAGGCGAGCAGACAGGTGAAGAAGCGTCCGGCAAGCCCGGCGAAGATGCTGTCGATGCAGAGTTTGAAGAGGTCAAAGACGACAAGAAGTAA
- the fur gene encoding ferric iron uptake transcriptional regulator, with protein sequence MALENQELRKAGLKVTLPRVKIYQILERAGEGDHFSAEDIYKLLIEQGEDVGLATVYRVLTQFETAGLVSRHHFEGGHSVFELASDQQHDHVVCVRCGKVREFTDPELVRRQNAIAEELGFRLTDRTLYLYGLCKDGCEKR encoded by the coding sequence ATGGCGCTTGAAAATCAGGAACTGCGTAAGGCAGGACTGAAAGTCACCCTGCCCAGGGTCAAGATCTACCAGATTCTGGAGCGTGCCGGTGAGGGAGATCACTTTAGCGCTGAAGACATATACAAGTTGTTGATCGAACAGGGAGAAGACGTCGGCCTGGCAACGGTTTACCGGGTGCTGACGCAGTTTGAAACGGCCGGTCTTGTGTCGCGTCATCACTTCGAAGGCGGGCATTCGGTGTTCGAGCTGGCCAGTGATCAGCAGCACGACCATGTGGTCTGCGTACGTTGTGGCAAGGTGCGGGAATTCACTGATCCTGAGCTGGTACGGCGTCAGAATGCGATTGCAGAAGAGCTGGGCTTTCGCCTGACCGACCGCACATTGTATCTGTATGGCCTGTGCAAGGATGGTTGCGAAAAGCGCTAG
- the dnaJ gene encoding molecular chaperone DnaJ, giving the protein MSKRDFYEVLGVSRDTADRDIKKAYRRMAMKFHPDRNPGDAESEDKFKEVNEAYEVLSDAQKKAAYDQYGHAGVEQGAGGQGGFDGGFSDIFGDVFGDIFGGGGGGRRRSSVQRGADLRYNLDLSLEDAVRGVEKSIRVPTLVGCEPCNGSGAKPGTSAKVCGTCGGNGQVRMQQGFFSVQQTCPTCRGEGKVISEPCGSCRGQGRVEQVKTLSVKIPPGVDTGDRIRLSGEGEAGSHGGPAGDLYVQVNVRQHPIFERDGRDLYCEIPISFVDAALGGELEVPTLNGRVKLRVPAETQTGKLFRLRGKGVTPVRGGPVGDLLVRVVLETPVSLTSRQKELLKDFQQETEGGKKHSPKKNSFFDSVKQFFEDMT; this is encoded by the coding sequence ATGTCCAAACGAGATTTTTACGAAGTGTTGGGCGTGTCGCGAGACACGGCCGACCGCGATATCAAGAAAGCCTATCGGCGCATGGCGATGAAGTTTCACCCGGACCGTAACCCGGGCGACGCCGAATCTGAGGACAAGTTCAAGGAGGTCAACGAGGCCTACGAAGTACTGTCCGATGCGCAGAAGAAAGCCGCCTACGACCAGTATGGCCATGCCGGTGTTGAGCAGGGTGCCGGAGGCCAGGGTGGTTTTGACGGCGGTTTCTCCGATATTTTCGGCGATGTCTTCGGCGACATTTTCGGTGGCGGTGGTGGTGGCCGTCGTCGCAGCTCCGTGCAGCGTGGTGCCGATCTGCGCTACAACCTGGATCTGAGCCTTGAGGATGCCGTGCGTGGTGTCGAGAAATCGATTCGTGTCCCTACACTGGTCGGCTGTGAGCCTTGTAATGGTTCCGGCGCCAAGCCTGGCACCAGTGCCAAGGTCTGTGGTACCTGTGGCGGTAATGGCCAGGTGCGCATGCAGCAGGGCTTCTTTTCGGTGCAGCAGACCTGCCCGACCTGTCGTGGCGAGGGCAAGGTAATTTCCGAGCCCTGCGGCAGCTGCCGTGGTCAGGGCCGGGTTGAGCAGGTCAAGACGCTGTCGGTGAAAATTCCGCCAGGTGTCGATACCGGCGATCGCATTCGTCTTTCCGGTGAAGGTGAGGCGGGCAGTCACGGCGGGCCGGCCGGGGATCTGTATGTGCAGGTCAACGTGCGCCAGCATCCGATCTTCGAGCGCGACGGGCGCGATCTATACTGCGAGATACCGATCAGCTTCGTGGATGCGGCCCTCGGCGGTGAACTCGAAGTGCCGACCCTGAATGGCCGGGTCAAGCTGCGGGTACCTGCTGAAACCCAAACCGGCAAGCTGTTCCGTCTGCGTGGCAAGGGGGTAACCCCGGTGCGCGGTGGTCCTGTGGGTGATCTGCTGGTGCGTGTGGTGCTGGAAACGCCGGTGAGCCTCACCAGTCGTCAGAAAGAGTTGCTGAAGGATTTCCAGCAGGAAACCGAAGGTGGCAAGAAGCACAGCCCGAAAAAAAATTCGTTCTTCGATTCTGTGAAACAGTTCTTCGAAGATATGACCTGA